Genomic DNA from Nitratidesulfovibrio vulgaris str. Hildenborough:
ACGAATCTGCTGGCGCTCAACGCGGCCATCGAGGCTGCCCGTGCCGGTGATGCTGGCCGGGGGTTTGCGGTGGTGGCAGACGAGGTGCGGAAGCTCGCTGAAAAGACGATGCACGCTACAAGCGAGGTCGGCGAGGCTATCAGGGCCATCCAGCAGGCGACCCGCGACAACACGCACAGTGTCGAACGCGCGGCAGCGGCAGTAGACAAGGCCACAGAACTGGTGGTTCGTTCCGGCAAGGCGTTGAGTGAGATCGTTGTTCTTTCGGAACAGTCGGCAGACAGGGTGCGTTCGATCGCCACGGCGTCGGAGGAACAGTCGGCAGCCAGTGAGGAGATTACGCGTGCACTGGATGAAATCAACGGTCTCTCGGGACGCATTACGGAGGGTATCGGGCAGGCTGCCGGTGCACAGCGGGATATGAGTCAGCAGTGCAGGAAGCTCAATGAGTTGATCGAAAAGATCAAGCTTGAGAACAAGTAGATGCGCCTCCACGCCTCTTGAAGCAGACACGGAAAAGGGAACCGCCCCGGCATCATGCGGGGCGGTCCTTGCATTGTCCGACGCCCAGCGCCTTACGCCGCCAGACTCTTCGCGCCTCAATAGGCTGTGAAGGTGTCCTTGGGGCGGAAGCAGATGGGACACTTCTCGAAGTCTTCTCCCTTGTGGATATAGCCGCAGATGGGGCACAGGTGGAACTTGTCATCGTCCGGGGCGTCGATGTCGTTGTATGCGGCGAGATAGCGTTCGGCATGGACGGATTCGGCAAGCTTGGCCCGCGTGAACACATGGACAGCCTTCGAGTTGCCCTCCTCCTGCGCCTTCCTGATGAAAGCCGGGTACATGTCGGACGTCTCGTAGATTTCGCCATTGGCGCCGGAGATGAGGTTCAGGTCGCAGCTGTAGGCTGAAGGCGCTGCCACCGTGGGCTTCTCATAGCCCGGTTCCATCTCGGCAACGAGAGCGTACTCCAGACCGATGTGGATGAGTTCGGCTGCCGCCGTGGCTTCAAAGAGGCGTGCAATCTGCTCATACCCCTGTTCTCTGGCTGCCTTGGCGAAGGCCGTGTACTTGGCATGTGCCCCGGTCTCTCCGGCGATGGCAGCCTTGAGGTTCTCCAGCGTGCTTCCCACGGCGGTCTTGCTGTCTGCCACCATGTTGAAGTTGGTCGCATTCTTGACGGTGGGAACCTGTGCTCTGACTTTCATGGTGCAACGCTCCTTTGTTTTGTGTGGGCGCAAAGGGGGGCTGGTCGACCACCCCATGGGTTCGACCTTCTACCGATCATGCCATTTTTTGTCCCCGAATGTCATGTGCGTCAAGGTGCGCGTCGAACGCATGCCGGAAGGGGACATGCAGCGGTGGCAGACTCTCCGGGGCATCCGGGGTCTCCCATGCCGTTGATGACGACTGCGCCCTGTTCGCGTGGCGTTGCAGGGTACAGGATACGGTTCACCGCAAGCATGGATACCTCTCGGACAGGGTCCTCACCGGGGAATGTCGGGTTCGCGTCGTGACTCGCCGTGCTGTGCGCACGTGCCGGAAGCGGACGGAACCCTCTGCGCCGTCGTCCACGCAGAAAAAAGGCCCCTGCTGTGCAGGAGCCTTCTGGCTATAGGCGGTAGAGGGTGAAGGGGGCGAGCGCACTTTTCCTCTCACAGTCCATCGCTTCCGCGGAAAGGTTGATGAGACGTGTACACCCCTCCCGTTCACGCCATGCGGCGCAGCCAGAGGCTGCCGCCGGTGTTGCGCATGCACAGCGGTGTGTGCTTCTCGAACATGTCACCGTGCCGCGTGGTCATATAGCTGTTGAAGAACAGCACTTCGAACGCGCTGTTGTATTGCAGGAAGGCGCGCAGCAGATAGGCTTCGTTCCATGCCCTGCCCTGTGCATACCACGAGCATGGATACTCGAAGGGGTAGAAGATGTCGTGGATGTGGATGATGACGCCGGGTTGCAACGCCGGAAAGACATCGAAGACGAAATGCAGCACGTCGCTGCCTATTTTGGCAACATGCGAACTGTCGATGAAGAGCACATCGCCCGCTTCGAGGGATGTGTAGGTCTCGAGGGCGACATTCTGGGCGAAGTCGGTGACGATGGTGCACCGTGTCCTGTCTTCGGGGCGGATATGGGTCAGCAGCCGTTCGGGATAGGGTTCGACGAAGGTGAAGCGGGTCGCACCGTCAAGGAAGCGTTCGTCGGTATCCAGCATGACGCACGACGAGAAGCCTGAACCAGCCTCCACGATGCGCCTCGGCCTGAAGTGGCGCATCATGGCGTACAGGACGAAGGCATCGGTGTGGGCGAAGAAGTCGTTAGCGAAATGGTAGCGCAGTCCTTCCGTCGGCTGATCCTTGAAGGGCATAGCGGCGTAGAAGGGCACGAGAGCGGCGTACAGCTTCAGCTGTTCGCGTTCGCGAAGGTCGACCCCGCCCAGCGGGTTGGCCCCTTCCGGCACGTCGAAGGCGCGATGGGCCACGGCCGCCACCTCGTCACGCGAGGGCAGGGGCGAGTGGAAGTGCCCCGGAGGGTAGGCGTCGACAAAGGTCGTATCATACCGCGGGCGACGCTGTTCCAGCGTCAGGTACATGTCACGCAGCAGCATGGCGGTATCGGCCAGTTCGGGGCGAAGGCGGGCCAGTTCTTCGAGCTGGCGCGGTGTCGACCGGGTATCATCGCTCATCGGTCTTCCTCGGGCTGTCGGGGTGGTTTCGTGTCCTGTCGGCATCGGGGCGCGAAAGGGTTCCCGCACAGTACGATGTCATGCGCGATGTGCCAAGTTCCCGGATACATGTCACGGGCTTTGTCGAGGGCGGGTTGTGTCCTGCGTCCGACATGCTCATAACCGCATACTGGCGGGGGCCGCACCCAGACCGGCACGGCAGCGAGAAGGCGCGGCGCTCGTCGGGCGGCACGCCGGGAAGGGGCTGGGGGTGGGGCAGTCGCGGGGCTACGCGTCCGGATGGGCTTCGGGGGGCAGCAGCGTGCCCTGATCCATGGCGCGTATGGCAAGGCGCATGGCATCCGTCTCGGGCACAGGGCGCGAGAAAAGGTAGCCTTGCAGGTAGTCGCACCCGAGACGCGCCAGAAGATTGGCCTGCGCGTGGGTCTCCACGCCTTCGGCCACTATCTTGCAGCCCAGGCTATGGGCCAGTTGTACTGTGGAACGCACGATGGCGCGCATCCTGTCGCGCAGGTGCACTTCGTCTATGAGCGACTTGTCGATCTTGATCACCCTGAAGTGCTCACTGGCGAGGTACTGGATGTTGGAATATCCGGCACCGTAGTCGTCGATGGCGAAGTTGAGGCCACGTTTGGCCAGGGTCTCGAGTCTGCCCATGAGCTCAGCCCCGGTGGAGATGAGGGCCGATTCGGTGACTTCGAGCGTGATGCGGTCTCCGGGTACCGAGACGGCGTCGAGCACGCTTTCTATGTCGGAGAGGAAATCCTGCGCCATGAGATGTGCCGGGGAGATGTTCACTCCGAAGCGCAATCCGGGCGTGAGGAGTCCTGCCTCACCGAAGCGTCTGACGCATGCCCCGGCCTCGCGCAGGGCGAAGTCGCCCAGCAGCCCCACGTGTCCCGTCTGTTCCGCCACGGTGATGAAGGTGGCGGGCGACAGTGACCCGTGACGTGGGTGGTTCCAGCGCATCAGGGCTTCGAAGGAGTGCAGCGAACCGTCACTGGCGTTGACGATGGGCTGGTAGACCATATGCAGTTGCCCGGTCGCCGCCGCGAGGGGAAGTTCGCGTTCGATGTCGAGTCGCAGCATGTAGCTGTCGAGATGCAGGGGCCGGAAGATGCTGATGCGCCCGAAGCCGCGCTCCTTGGAGCGGTGCATGGCTGCATTGGCGTTGCGGATGATGACATCGGGGCTTTCGCCCGGGTCGCCCACGAAGAGCACCCCGGCACTGGCTGAAAGGCGAACCTCTCGACCGTTGATGTCATAGGGTGTGCCAAGATGGGCGAGCAGTGCGCGGGTGTCGCGCACGACGTTGTGCGTGGCCGACGCGTCGGGGACGACGACGAATTCGTCACCGCCCACCCGTGCACAGAAGGCGTGCAGGGGGTGCATGAACGCACCGAGGCGTGCGGCGAAGGCGGCGATGACGTTGTCGCCCCACGTGTGCCCCATGCTGTCATTGATGGCCTTGAAACGGTCGATGTCGATGAAGATGACGGCGACGGTTTCGCTGGCCCCCTCTTCGAGCCTGTCGAGGCGCGCAGCCAGCATCTCGTGCAGGGCCTTGCGATTGGCAAGCCCCGTGAGGTCGTCGTGGGTGGCGAACCATGCCAGTTCCTGTTCGCGCTGGGATATGGCCTGGGCCATGCGTGTGACGGCGGTCTGCAATCCGCCTATCTCGCGCACCGACTCCATCGCCGTTTCGGGAAGAGGTTGCCCGGCTTCGATGGCCTGCACCTTGCGCGTGAGGCTTTCCAGCGGGTGGACGATGCGCCGGTTGGCTGCGGCAAGGGCCGCCAGCGCGACACACAGGGTACCGAGTAGCAGCGGGGTCACGCCACGCAGGGTGGAGAGGGAGAAGAAGCTCTCATCAGGGGTGGAGACAAGGAGGTACAGGTACGGTGCCTCGCCGGTTGCAAGGCGTTTTGCCATGACGGAAACGGCGTGGCGGGTGCCGCCGAACTCAAGCCACGCGCGTCTGCCATCAGCGCAATCCCTGAGGTCTGCCGGGGGTATGTGCACAGGGTGCCGCCCACCTGAAGGCAGGTGCTCATATACAGAATCGCCGTTGCGGTCGAGGACGAAGACGGTCAACCCGTCGCTACGGGGCCCCGCCTTGCGCAGCATGTCGCCGAAGACCTCGCCGTTGAAACCCGCGAAGACGACCCCGGAGTGCGCCTCCTCGTCGCTACGGACGGCAAGTGCGAAATACAGGGCAATCTGGCCCGTATGGCGGCTGACGAGGCCTTCACTGGCTACCATGCCCTCGGTGGCGAGGCTGGTCGAGAAATACGCCCTGTCCGCCACGTTGATGCCTTCGGGCAGGCTTGCGCTGGAGGAAATGACGTCGCCGTTGGGGTTGGCCACATGGAATTCGAGAAATTGCTTGCCGAAGGCGCGTGAGGCCTGAAGCAGGCGTGTCCAGCGTGTGGCGTCATCGGCATCTGCGCCGCCATTGGCCGCGATGACCTCCAGCGACTGGGCGAGGGCGTCCACGACCTCGTCCACTTGCAGACCCATGCCCTCGACGAGGCCCGCACGCATCATGTTCTCTTCTTCACTGATGCGCGATTGTGTCGACGCCATGAGCATGAGGATGGAGACGACGGCAGGAAGCAGCATGCCCAGCACCAGTGTGATGACCGTCATGGAGACGGTCGGGGATGACGCGTATCTTGGACTGTTGCCCTGCGCATCATTCATGGAAGCAGTGGACATCGATGCTCCATCGCGGTGTACTGCAAAGGGTAGGGTAATCCCTTATGGCAAGGAAGGGGACAAGGGGTGCGTTTTCAACACATCGCGTTCCTTGTCAAGTCGATGGTTGACGAGATGAGGATTCTTTATTAGTAATAGGTATCAATAAATGGAGGTCATCATGGAAGACAAGGTGTTGCAGGCGATGAAGGACGCGGGAAAGCCCGTGCGTCCCGGTGATGTGGCAAAGGCACTCGGCGTGGATGGCAAGGAAGTCTCCAAGGCCATCGATGCTCTCAAGAAGTCCGGCAGGGTGGTATCGCCCAAACGGTGCTTCTACGAACCCGCGTAGGCTTCACGACGCGTTTGCGCCCCGCGAGGTATTCCTTCGCGGGGCGTGTCTTTTTTTTGAGGGGGGCTTCCGGCGTTACCGAGGGTCTGCTGTAGTGCCTTCGTCACGCGGGAGTCTGATGGTGAGGCGGGTGCCCTCTCCGGGTCGGCTGGCGCATTCGATCGTGCCGCCGTGGTTGGTGGTTATGATGAAATAGGCGATGGCAAGACCCATGCCCACGCCCTTTCCCGCGTCCCGCGTCGAGAAGAACGGCTCGAAGATGCGTTTGCGCACTGCGGGTGAGATGCCGGGGCCGTTGTCGATGACGTCGACCCTGACTTCGGAGGGCAGCACCCGGGTGACGATGTGCAACTCCGGCGAGATGCCCTCCGGATAGGTCTTGTCCCTCATGGCCTGGGCCGCATTGCGGAACAGGTTGAGGAACACCTGCTCGAGTTCAGCTGGGATGCAGCTGATGATGTCGTCCGTCGGGTCGTAGTCGCGAACGATGCCCAGGGTCCTGAAGTCGTGGTTCATGTTGTCGGAGTAATCGTTGCCTGCCAGCGCAAGGGCACGATCGATGATGGTGGTGAGGCCGATGGCGGTGCGCTCGCCTTGCGATGGGCGGATGAACTCGAGCATGTGGGCCACGAGGGACGCGGCACGCGCTCCGGCGTTCTGGATGCCGTCGAGAAAGCCGGGAATGCCTCTGGCGACCATATAGGACTGCATCGCGTCGAGGGGGCAATGTGCCTCTTCCGCGGCAGCCCTGTTGGCTGGCAGTGCAGGGTCGAGACGTCTCTGGATGTTCTGGGCCCCCTGAAGGATGGCGCCGAGGGGGTTGTTCATCTCGTGGGCCATGCCAGCGGCCAGCCCCCCGATGGAGAGCATCTTTTCGGACTGGAGCAGAGCCTCTTCGAGGCGCACCCTGCGGGTGACATCATCCACGCGCATCACGAGAACGTCCGCGACTCCTGCCGTGAACGTCTGCACATCGACATGGTGCATCCCGTCGTCCCGATACACCGAGAGTCGGCTGAAGGTGTCTGGAGTGCGGTGTTCCAGCGCCAGAAGCAGTCTGGGGTCGTCTCCTGCGAGAAGGCGCGTGGCATCGCGTGCAGGCATGTCCAGTGCGTCCTCGGCAGCGACGCCTGTCATGGACTCGGCTACCCTGTTCCACTGGACGACCCGGCCCTGCACGTCGAAGCCCACAAGGGCCGAGGGCATGGCTTCGAGTACATCATGCAGGAAGTCGCGCATGTCACGCAGGGCTTCGCTGATGGCCTGCTGTTCGGTGACGTCGAAGATGACGCCGTCGAGATAGCGCACGTTGCCAGTGCTGTCCTTCACGGGGCGACCATATTCCATCATATGGCGCGTCTCACCGTGTGCCGTGATGATGCGGTACGAAAGTGAAAAGTGCCCGTCAGGCGCGTTGATGGCTTCAATGACAGGGTGGTTCAGCATGGCGCGGTCGTCCGGGTGCACGATGGATTCCCACGTGAGGGTCCCGTCCGTGAAGCGGCTGACGGGAATGCCCGTGATGTTCGCGGCCCCGGCAGAGAGAAACTGCATGTGCCACGGGGGGGTGCTGGAACAGCGGTAGACGGCCCCGGGGATGTTGGTGACGAGTGTGCTGAAGCGACGTTCGCTCTCTTCGAGGGCGCGTCTGGCTTCCATCAGGTCGGTCACGTCGAGACACGAGATGCAGAAGCCCGCGTAGTGTCCGTGCGTGTCGTGGTAGGGGCGGCCTTCTGCCACCATGTGCCGGACGACGCCGTCATGGCGTGTCATGGGGAACGTCATGGTGCAGGGGCGGCGAGCACTGGCCCCGGTGCGGGCGAAGTCTCTCGCCGCGTCGCGCCCCGCGGCGGCGATGGCATAGAGCCAGCCGTCGCCGCGGGCTGCTTCGTTCGAATGTCCAGTGAAGTGACGCCAGCGTGCGTTCACCCAGATGCAGGCCCCTTGCGTGTCGGAAAGCCATAGCAGGGCGGGGCCGGCGTCCGCCACGGCTTCGACAAGGTGCGCAGGGGCACGGTTGTGCCGGTGCGGTGAGCTGGCACGAAGTCTCCACAGGGTGAGGAGTACGACGCAAAGCGCAGCACCGGCAGTGGTGGCGATGACGAAGCCCAGTCCGGATGCGTCGGTGGCAGGGGGAGGCTGGGCGGTCGCTGCCAAGGCTGCCGAGGACAGGCAGGCTGCGCATCCGTGCAGGATGGCCGCTCCAAGGCATCGTTGGAACTGGACACAAGACATCGTGCGCTCCGGTCGGTTTTGTCGGTCGGGGCGAGGGGGAGGGTCAGCTGTCCCGATGGCAGTACCGACAGGACCAGTGTGCCGTAAAACCCGGGTTACTGGTATGAAAAAAACGACATCGCGTCTCATGTCTTGACAAAATAGAAGGACTGGGGCAATTTCGCACCTCGCTTGGGGCTGTAGCTCAGTTGGGAGAGCGCTTGAATGGCATTCAAGAGGTCAGGAGTTCAATTCTCCTCAGCTCCACCAGAGATTTTCTGAAAGACCCGGTCGGCATATGTCGATCGGGTCTTTCGTCGTTCGTGGGGCCCGAAGGGCTTGCCCATTCCGGGCAGGCGGGGCATGCAGGCTGAACGCTCATCAACGCGATTGTCGTGAAATCTTTCTGGATTCTGCCGGTGCTCATCAATGATTGCGAGGTGTTAGGCTTGGCTGTGTGCAGTCGGTCGTACGGGTTCGACCGGGCACGCATGCTGACCGGGCAGGATTGGCGGCAGTACGGACTCTTTTGCCGCCCGTGACGCCAGCCTGTGACACTGGCAGGCGGACAAGCCCATGACAGGCGCACTGCACCACGGTCGGGGCGAGGCGCAGCAACCGGAGGCTGAAGACATTGCACATCATCCTTGCCACGGAGATATGGGGGCACACCCCGCATGTGGATACGCTGGCTGAACGATTGCGCTCCTGTGCATCCGACGTGGTTGTCATCGACCCCTACGACGGCACCGACCCGGATTTCGGCTGTGAACAGGACGCCTACGCGGCGTATTGCAGGCAGTGCGGGCATGAGGCGTTCGCCGCACGCGTCGAGCAGGCGCTGGTGCGTGCCGGGGTTGATACCGTACTCGTGGGCTTCAGTGCCGGGGCGACGGCGGTGTGGTCCGTGTTGTGTGCGGCGGAATGTGAGGCACGTGGCGGCGTAGGGTTCTACGGTTCGGGCATCCGAACGCTGCTTGACCGCACTCCACGCGCTCCCGTCGAACTGGTGTTCCCTGCCTACGAAGAGCATTTCGACGTGGGCACCGTAGTGGACAGCCTCGCAGCGCAACCAGACGTGCGTTGTCATGTGGTGCCTCAGGGGCACGGTTTCATGAACCCCCTCGCGGCCCACTTCGACCCTTCGGCCCATGAAGCGTGGACCTCGTGGCTGGTGCGCCGGGTGGCTGCGTTCACAGCATCCTGATATCGCTGTGCCAAGGCGTCGGTGTGGACTGCGGAGGGCGAACGACGGTTCGGTCTGCATGCATTCCGCGCTACGACGCCCTTGTCAGCCAGCCAGCGGATAGGAGTCGTTTCGCGAAGTCATCTCGTCCTGCCTTGGGAACGCGAATCATCAGAGACAGGAAAAGGCCCGCCGAAGCGGGCCTTTCGTACTCGTATCGTCTGTGTCCCGCTACGCGGCTACATGAAGAAGAGCCACGTCACGAGGATGAAGCACGGGACGAGAATGCCGCACGACCATGCCATGTAGCCGAAGAAGCTGGGCATGGGCACGCCCTGTTCTTCGGCGATGGAACGCACCATGAAGTTGGGCGCGTTGCCGATGTAGGTGTTGGCGCCCATGAACACCGCGCCGGCGGAGATGGCGGCGAGGGTCTCGGGGATGTCGTTCATGAGGTGCATGGCGTCGCCACCAGCCGTGTTGAAGAACACGAGGTAGGTGGGGGCGTTGTCGAGGAAGCTGGACAGGATGCCGGTCAGCCAGAAGTACATGGTGTTCACGGGCTGCCCGTCGTGGGTCACCATGTTGATGACCGGTGCCAGTGCGCCCGCTTCGCCAGCCTTGAGGATGGCGATGGCGGGAATCATGCTCACGAAGATGCCCGCGAAGAGCTTGGCGACTTCCTCGATGGGACCCCATGTGAACTCGTTCAGGCGGCGGCATTCAGTGCTGGTGAGTTTGAGAGACAGGGCGGCGATACCCAGCAGGCCGAGGTCGCGGGCGAGGTTCTGCAGTTCGACTTCGATGCCGTACACGTTGAAGGCGACTTCGGGCTTCCACAGGCCGGACATGAGCACCAGCGCCACCACGCCGCCAAGCAGCGGCAGGTTGACCACGCCGTCGAGTCCCAGCTTTTCGCCGGATTCGGCATTGGGGGGCACGGGACGCCCTTCACGGTTGAAGAGCACCGTGTCGAGGACGAAGAACGCGGCGATGAGGATGACCGAGACGAGGATGGTCTTCATCAGCAGGTGCGAGGTGGTCCAGAAGAAGCTGACACCCTTGAGGAAGCCGAGGAAGAGTGGCGGGTCGCCCAGCGGGGTCAGCGAGCCACCGATGTTCGCCACGAGAAAGATGAAGAAGACTACCGAATGCACGCGGAAGCGGCGGTGGCTGTTGGCACGGAGCAGCGGGCGGATGAGCAGCATGGCCGCGCCGGTGGTCCCCATCCAGCTTGCCAGCAGGGTGCCCACGGCGAGGATGGCTGTGTTGACCACAGGGGTACCTACCAGTGAGCCCTTGAGGCGGACGCCGCCCGCCACGGTGAACAGGGCGAAGAGCAGGATGAGGAAGGGCACGTACTCCAGCAGGAAGGTGTGGAGTACCTGATAGATGGCGGTCTGCATGCCGAAGACGGCGGCGCAGGGTACAAGGAAGGCCAGTGCCCAGAAGGCCGACACCTTGCCGAAGTGATGGTGCCAGAAGTGCGGCAACGCAAGCGGCATGACGGCGATGGAGAGCAGCATACAGGCGAAGGGCAGTGCCCATGCGACGGTGAGGACGGAGCCGTCGAGGTCGTGGTGGCCGCCGGAGGCGAAGGCGGCGATGGGGGCCAGCAGCAGGGATAGCGTGGCCGCGATGAGGGCAGGGCTGAGACGCTTCACGGAAGACTCCTTGGGTTGACGCGGATACCGGCGCGCGTGAGAAGGGTACGGCCCGCAACGCCGCATCCTGACCGTCCGCGTGGTGCCCTGCGCAGCGGGGCGCCACCGGACGTACACGACCGGATGCACGTTGATTGAAACGAAACGGAAAGCTTTGCAAGCCCTTTAATGAAAAAAAACCATGTATACCGAAGTGGTCGCAAACAAGGCGGGGCCTAGCTTGGCGGGCGACGGGCCTTTTCGGGCCGTGGGGCGCACAGCCCTGTTCAATGCATGTGTGAAACAGAGGGGTGGCACAGGCTCGGCGGAGTGAAGACCCGCGCTGCGCCCCCGCCGACCCGCCTTGGCAGGCATCACCGTGGCCCATCCTTGCGGGTACTCTCCATACAGGGGTATGTTCCCGCAGGCATCAGGCCCGAATTGATTACTGTTGCAGCCACAAGAGGGGGGTGCAGCCGGTCGGTCGCTCCCATGCATCACATGCATCTGCCCCGGCAGTGGCGGTAGTATAGCCTGCACAGGAGGTCGTATGAGCGGGGAACAGGAAGTGGCGTCGCCGCCCGATACGCGACGCACCATCACTTGGGATGATTTCGAGGCTGTGGAGATTCGCGCCGGGACGGTG
This window encodes:
- a CDS encoding putative bifunctional diguanylate cyclase/phosphodiesterase; translated protein: MSTASMNDAQGNSPRYASSPTVSMTVITLVLGMLLPAVVSILMLMASTQSRISEEENMMRAGLVEGMGLQVDEVVDALAQSLEVIAANGGADADDATRWTRLLQASRAFGKQFLEFHVANPNGDVISSSASLPEGINVADRAYFSTSLATEGMVASEGLVSRHTGQIALYFALAVRSDEEAHSGVVFAGFNGEVFGDMLRKAGPRSDGLTVFVLDRNGDSVYEHLPSGGRHPVHIPPADLRDCADGRRAWLEFGGTRHAVSVMAKRLATGEAPYLYLLVSTPDESFFSLSTLRGVTPLLLGTLCVALAALAAANRRIVHPLESLTRKVQAIEAGQPLPETAMESVREIGGLQTAVTRMAQAISQREQELAWFATHDDLTGLANRKALHEMLAARLDRLEEGASETVAVIFIDIDRFKAINDSMGHTWGDNVIAAFAARLGAFMHPLHAFCARVGGDEFVVVPDASATHNVVRDTRALLAHLGTPYDINGREVRLSASAGVLFVGDPGESPDVIIRNANAAMHRSKERGFGRISIFRPLHLDSYMLRLDIERELPLAAATGQLHMVYQPIVNASDGSLHSFEALMRWNHPRHGSLSPATFITVAEQTGHVGLLGDFALREAGACVRRFGEAGLLTPGLRFGVNISPAHLMAQDFLSDIESVLDAVSVPGDRITLEVTESALISTGAELMGRLETLAKRGLNFAIDDYGAGYSNIQYLASEHFRVIKIDKSLIDEVHLRDRMRAIVRSTVQLAHSLGCKIVAEGVETHAQANLLARLGCDYLQGYLFSRPVPETDAMRLAIRAMDQGTLLPPEAHPDA
- a CDS encoding helix-turn-helix domain-containing protein, with the translated sequence MEDKVLQAMKDAGKPVRPGDVAKALGVDGKEVSKAIDALKKSGRVVSPKRCFYEPA
- the ngr gene encoding nigerythrin, with protein sequence MKVRAQVPTVKNATNFNMVADSKTAVGSTLENLKAAIAGETGAHAKYTAFAKAAREQGYEQIARLFEATAAAELIHIGLEYALVAEMEPGYEKPTVAAPSAYSCDLNLISGANGEIYETSDMYPAFIRKAQEEGNSKAVHVFTRAKLAESVHAERYLAAYNDIDAPDDDKFHLCPICGYIHKGEDFEKCPICFRPKDTFTAY
- a CDS encoding dienelactone hydrolase family protein, whose protein sequence is MHIILATEIWGHTPHVDTLAERLRSCASDVVVIDPYDGTDPDFGCEQDAYAAYCRQCGHEAFAARVEQALVRAGVDTVLVGFSAGATAVWSVLCAAECEARGGVGFYGSGIRTLLDRTPRAPVELVFPAYEEHFDVGTVVDSLAAQPDVRCHVVPQGHGFMNPLAAHFDPSAHEAWTSWLVRRVAAFTAS
- a CDS encoding class I SAM-dependent methyltransferase, whose translation is MSDDTRSTPRQLEELARLRPELADTAMLLRDMYLTLEQRRPRYDTTFVDAYPPGHFHSPLPSRDEVAAVAHRAFDVPEGANPLGGVDLREREQLKLYAALVPFYAAMPFKDQPTEGLRYHFANDFFAHTDAFVLYAMMRHFRPRRIVEAGSGFSSCVMLDTDERFLDGATRFTFVEPYPERLLTHIRPEDRTRCTIVTDFAQNVALETYTSLEAGDVLFIDSSHVAKIGSDVLHFVFDVFPALQPGVIIHIHDIFYPFEYPCSWYAQGRAWNEAYLLRAFLQYNSAFEVLFFNSYMTTRHGDMFEKHTPLCMRNTGGSLWLRRMA
- a CDS encoding PAS domain-containing sensor histidine kinase, which encodes MSCVQFQRCLGAAILHGCAACLSSAALAATAQPPPATDASGLGFVIATTAGAALCVVLLTLWRLRASSPHRHNRAPAHLVEAVADAGPALLWLSDTQGACIWVNARWRHFTGHSNEAARGDGWLYAIAAAGRDAARDFARTGASARRPCTMTFPMTRHDGVVRHMVAEGRPYHDTHGHYAGFCISCLDVTDLMEARRALEESERRFSTLVTNIPGAVYRCSSTPPWHMQFLSAGAANITGIPVSRFTDGTLTWESIVHPDDRAMLNHPVIEAINAPDGHFSLSYRIITAHGETRHMMEYGRPVKDSTGNVRYLDGVIFDVTEQQAISEALRDMRDFLHDVLEAMPSALVGFDVQGRVVQWNRVAESMTGVAAEDALDMPARDATRLLAGDDPRLLLALEHRTPDTFSRLSVYRDDGMHHVDVQTFTAGVADVLVMRVDDVTRRVRLEEALLQSEKMLSIGGLAAGMAHEMNNPLGAILQGAQNIQRRLDPALPANRAAAEEAHCPLDAMQSYMVARGIPGFLDGIQNAGARAASLVAHMLEFIRPSQGERTAIGLTTIIDRALALAGNDYSDNMNHDFRTLGIVRDYDPTDDIISCIPAELEQVFLNLFRNAAQAMRDKTYPEGISPELHIVTRVLPSEVRVDVIDNGPGISPAVRKRIFEPFFSTRDAGKGVGMGLAIAYFIITTNHGGTIECASRPGEGTRLTIRLPRDEGTTADPR
- a CDS encoding sodium:proton antiporter: MKRLSPALIAATLSLLLAPIAAFASGGHHDLDGSVLTVAWALPFACMLLSIAVMPLALPHFWHHHFGKVSAFWALAFLVPCAAVFGMQTAIYQVLHTFLLEYVPFLILLFALFTVAGGVRLKGSLVGTPVVNTAILAVGTLLASWMGTTGAAMLLIRPLLRANSHRRFRVHSVVFFIFLVANIGGSLTPLGDPPLFLGFLKGVSFFWTTSHLLMKTILVSVILIAAFFVLDTVLFNREGRPVPPNAESGEKLGLDGVVNLPLLGGVVALVLMSGLWKPEVAFNVYGIEVELQNLARDLGLLGIAALSLKLTSTECRRLNEFTWGPIEEVAKLFAGIFVSMIPAIAILKAGEAGALAPVINMVTHDGQPVNTMYFWLTGILSSFLDNAPTYLVFFNTAGGDAMHLMNDIPETLAAISAGAVFMGANTYIGNAPNFMVRSIAEEQGVPMPSFFGYMAWSCGILVPCFILVTWLFFM